GACGTGTACGACCGGGTGTCGAGCTTCCTGGAGACGATGCACCGCGACTTCGAGACGCCCGACTCGCCGCGCAACGTGCTGCTGGTGTCGCACGGGCTGACGATGCGGCTGTTCTGCATGCGCTGGTTCCACTGGTCGGTGAAGTTCTTCGAGACGCTGCGCAATCCGGACAACGCCGAGACGCGCGTGCTGCTGCGGCAGCCAAACTTCCGGTACAAGCTGGATCGGCCGTTCGAGCAATGGACGCACTACGAACCGAAGGATGGGGAGCGTTCGGCATGGTTGTAGAGCAGACCCGCAAGACCGCCCTGGAACTGCTGGATGCGCTGACGTCCGAGCAGCGGGCGAAGGCTACGGCGCCGTTCGACACCCCGGACCATCGTGAGTGGACCTATCTGCCGGGTGACCGGCCCGGACTGCAGCTGACCGAGCTGACCGCTGAGCAGGAGCAGCACGTGCACCGCCTGCTCGAGCTGGCGTGCAGCGAGCGCGGTGTGGGCGACGCACTGGCGACCATGGCCGCCGAGATCATCCTGCGCGAGTTGCCGGACGTCGGTGCGACCGGTGGCTGGCAGGGCACGGTCGTGGGGGAGCGCTACTTCCTGCGCATCCTCGGCGACCCGTCCGGCACGGACCCGTGGGCCTGGCGCCTCAACGGCCACCACCTGGCCCTGCACGTGACACTGGTCGGCGACCGGATCTCCTTCGTCCCCAACTTCATCGGCTCCAACCCTGCTGAGGTCCGCCAAGGCCCGTACGCCGGCCGCCGCTTCCTGGCCGCCGAGCACGACCTGGGCTTCCAGCTCCTCCACGCCCTCGATTCAAGCCAGCGCGAGGTCGCCGTCGTCTCCACTGCGGCTCCGGACGACATCCTCACCCGCCACGACCCGGTGGCCGACGCTTCCCTCCTGCACCGAGGCATCGCGTACGGCGACCTGCAGGACTCCCAGCAGGACCTCTTCACCCGCCTGCTCGACCAGTACGTCGGCCGAGCCGCCCAGCCGATCGCCGAGCAGGCCTGGGCCAACCTCCGCGACCAGGGCCTCGACCACCTCACCTTCGCCTGGGCCGGAGCCCTCCAGCCCGGCGCCGGCCACTACTACTCCATCGCCGGCCCCACCTTCCTCGCCGAGTACGACAACACCCAGTCCGACGCCAACCACATCCACTCCGTCTGGCGAGACCTCGACAACGACTGGGGCCAGGACCTCCTGGCCGCCCACTACGCCGCTCACCGCTGATCACAGCTGAGGCCGGTCGGCTAGAGTCTCGGTGTCATCGACGGTCGTCAGCAGGAACCCGGTGTGAGTCCGGGGCGGTCCCGCCACTGTGACCACGTTCAGCGTGGGAGTCAGGAACTGCAGCCGTCGAACTGCCCACCCGGGGCGTGGACACCCCGAGGAAGGACCGGACGCGCATGCCCGCGAACCTGTTGCTGCTCTCCACCGCCGACACCGATCTGCTGGCGGCTTCGCAGGCCCAGGTGGGCTGGAAGGTCGCCAACCCGGCACGCGTCGAGGTCGCCGAGCTGTCGCCCCTGCTCGACGGCGTCGAGGTTGTGGTGGTCCGCCTGCTCGGTGGTCGGCGCGCCTGGGAGGAGGGGCTCGACGCGGTCGTCGCCTCCGGTCTGCCGGTGGTGGTGCTCAGTGGTGAGGCCGCACCCGACGCCGAGCTGATGTCGCTGTCGACGGTCCCGGCCGGCGCGGTGACCGAGGCACTGGCCTACCTGCGCGAGGGCGGCTCGGAGAACCTGGGCAACCTGGCCGGTTTCCTCCGCGACACGATCCTGCTCACCGGCGACACGTTCGACCCGCCGCACAGCCTTCCGGCGTACGGCGTACGGGCTGGTCGTTCCACCGAGCTGGACGGGCGCCCGGTGGTCGGCATCGTCTACTACCGCGCGCACGAGATCTCCGGCAACACCGCCTTCGTCGACGCCCTCGCCGACGCCGTGGACGCGGCCGGTGCTCAGCCGCTGCCCGTCTACTGCGGCACACTGCGCGGTCTGGACCCGTCCAGCGCCGACAACGCCGAGCTGTTCGACCTGCTCCGCAGCTGCGACGTGCTGGTCACCACCCTGCTCGCAGCGGGCGGCACTGTCGCAGCCAACGCGAGCGCAGGTGGAGACGACTCCTGGGACGCAGGTGCCCTCGCGTCGCTCGACATCCCGCTGATCCAAGGCCTCGCGCTGACCTCGACCCGCGAGCAGTGGTTGGAGAGCGACGCCGCGATCAGCCCGCTGGACGCCGCGACCCAGGTCGCGATCCCGGAGTTCGACGGCCGGATCATCACGATCCCCTTCTCCTTCAAGGCGTACGACGCCGAAGGCATCGCCAGCTACCAGCCCGACGTCGAGCGTTGTATCCGCCTGGCCGGGATCGCCGTCGCGCACGCCCGGCTCCGGCACGTCCCGGCGGCCGAGAAGAAGCTCGCGCTCGTGCTGTCGTCGTACCCGACCAAGCACGCCCGGATCGGCAACGCGGTCGGCCTGGACACTCCGGCGTCGGCGGTGGTTCTGCTCGGCCAGCTCAAGGACGCCGGGTACGACCTGGGCCCGGACCTCGACCTGGACGAGCTGCAGGGAGCCGAAGGCGCCGACGGCCTGATCCACCGGCTTATCGCGGCCGGAGGCCACGA
The Kribbella italica DNA segment above includes these coding regions:
- a CDS encoding DUF3500 domain-containing protein; its protein translation is MVVEQTRKTALELLDALTSEQRAKATAPFDTPDHREWTYLPGDRPGLQLTELTAEQEQHVHRLLELACSERGVGDALATMAAEIILRELPDVGATGGWQGTVVGERYFLRILGDPSGTDPWAWRLNGHHLALHVTLVGDRISFVPNFIGSNPAEVRQGPYAGRRFLAAEHDLGFQLLHALDSSQREVAVVSTAAPDDILTRHDPVADASLLHRGIAYGDLQDSQQDLFTRLLDQYVGRAAQPIAEQAWANLRDQGLDHLTFAWAGALQPGAGHYYSIAGPTFLAEYDNTQSDANHIHSVWRDLDNDWGQDLLAAHYAAHR